The DNA region TGGCTTAATCTTTTCATCGTTATCATCATAGCCTTTAACCTCCGCTCTCCTATTACCTCAATAGGACCTGTGATTGACATTATCGCAAATTTTTACACACTTAATTCTACCTTTGCTGGTATTTTAACAGCTCTACCCCTCGTAGCCTTTGGGACCATTTCTTTTTTGGTTGGCTATTTTTCACCACTTAAGGCTATTATTGTCGCCTTACTTTTAATCATAATGGGAGAATTAATCCGCTCTTATTTTGGACTTTTGGGGCTTTTTAGCGGTATGTTTTTATTAGGCTGTGGTATAGCCTTTGCAAATGTTTTACTTCCTAGTTTCATTAAGGAAAAATTTCCCAATCAAATTTCCTCCTTAATGGGAATTTACAGCCTTGTTTTAAGCGTTTCCTCCATTTCTGGCATAGCCCTTGCAAGTCCGCTTTTAAAGCTTTTTGAAGTGCCTGAAGCTATGGCTTTTTGGCTTATTTTTGCTTTAATTGCTCTTTTTGCCTATTACCCACAAATGAAAAATGGCAGAATTAAACGCAAAAAAAGCAAAATTTCACTTAAAATCAAACTCCACACTCACAAAACCGCCTGGAAAATCACACTTTT from Campylobacter upsaliensis includes:
- a CDS encoding MFS transporter, with the protein product MQKKIFWLNLFIVIIIAFNLRSPITSIGPVIDIIANFYTLNSTFAGILTALPLVAFGTISFLVGYFSPLKAIIVALLLIIMGELIRSYFGLLGLFSGMFLLGCGIAFANVLLPSFIKEKFPNQISSLMGIYSLVLSVSSISGIALASPLLKLFEVPEAMAFWLIFALIALFAYYPQMKNGRIKRKKSKISLKIKLHTHKTAWKITLFMGMQSFIAYALFFWYVLFITEKGFDKNFATNAVLLAQLVALPVSLFGPLLLGKLPLKFHTSYIASLCALYVVALFILYAFDSAFMVLLSAFIIGIPWGGVFGIALLFIAQKSQNAKIATKLSAFAQGCGYLIAAQAPWIIGLLRDIFHTFSWGILLLVFVGIGVNIFGYLAYKADKISFK